A genomic region of Enterobacter hormaechei ATCC 49162 contains the following coding sequences:
- the degQ gene encoding serine endoprotease DegQ: MKKKNQLLSALALSVGLSLSASFPASAALPSQVPGQEAIPSLAPMLEKVLPAVVSVQVEGTARQSQRIPEELKKYFGEDAPDQQAQPFEGLGSGVIIDAAKGYILTNNHVISQADKISVQLNDGREFDAKLIGGDDQSDIALLQVQNPSNLTQIAIADSDKLRVGDFAVAVGNPFGLGQTATSGIVSALGRSGLNLEGLENFIQTDASINRGNSGGALLNLNGELIGINTAILAPGGGSIGIGFAIPSNMAKTLSQQLIQFGEVKRGLLGIKGMEMSADIAKAFKLNVQRGAFVSEVLPNSGSAKAGVKSGDVIVSLNDKPLSSFAELRSRIATTEPGAKVKLGLIREGKPLTVEVTLDKSTSSSASAEQISPALQGATLSDGQLKNGTKGISVTTVEKSSPAAQAGLHQDDVIVGVNRTRVQSIAEMRKVLESKPAVIALQIIRGNDTLYILLR, encoded by the coding sequence ATGAAGAAAAAAAACCAGCTGTTGAGCGCCTTAGCGTTAAGTGTCGGGTTATCTCTCTCGGCCTCCTTCCCTGCCAGTGCGGCACTGCCTTCGCAGGTGCCAGGACAAGAAGCCATTCCCAGCCTCGCGCCAATGCTTGAGAAAGTCCTGCCTGCGGTGGTCAGCGTTCAGGTGGAAGGGACGGCCCGCCAAAGCCAGCGCATTCCCGAAGAGCTGAAGAAATATTTTGGCGAGGACGCGCCGGATCAGCAGGCCCAGCCGTTTGAAGGTCTGGGTTCAGGGGTGATTATCGACGCGGCCAAAGGCTATATCCTGACCAATAACCACGTGATCAGCCAGGCTGATAAAATCAGCGTTCAGCTAAACGATGGCCGGGAGTTTGACGCCAAACTGATCGGCGGTGACGATCAGAGTGATATCGCCCTGTTACAGGTGCAAAACCCCAGCAACCTGACCCAGATCGCCATTGCAGATTCCGATAAACTGCGCGTCGGTGATTTTGCCGTCGCGGTCGGTAACCCGTTCGGTTTAGGCCAGACCGCCACCTCCGGGATTGTCTCCGCCCTGGGGCGCAGCGGCCTGAATCTCGAAGGGCTGGAAAACTTCATCCAGACCGATGCCTCCATCAACCGGGGCAACTCCGGCGGTGCGCTGCTTAACCTGAACGGTGAGCTGATCGGCATCAACACCGCTATCCTCGCGCCAGGCGGCGGCAGCATCGGGATTGGCTTTGCCATTCCGAGTAACATGGCGAAAACCCTGTCTCAACAGTTAATTCAGTTTGGCGAGGTTAAGCGCGGGCTGCTGGGCATCAAAGGCATGGAAATGAGCGCCGATATCGCCAAAGCCTTTAAGCTCAACGTGCAGCGCGGGGCGTTTGTCAGCGAAGTGCTGCCCAACTCCGGCTCTGCGAAAGCGGGCGTGAAATCCGGCGACGTTATTGTCAGCCTGAACGATAAACCGCTGAGCAGCTTCGCTGAATTGCGTTCACGTATTGCCACCACGGAGCCAGGCGCTAAAGTGAAGCTGGGCCTGATCCGCGAGGGCAAACCGCTGACCGTGGAAGTGACGCTGGACAAGAGCACCTCCTCTTCCGCCAGTGCCGAACAGATCTCCCCGGCGCTACAGGGCGCTACGCTGAGCGACGGCCAGCTTAAAAACGGCACGAAAGGCATCTCTGTCACCACCGTTGAAAAGAGTAGCCCGGCCGCGCAGGCAGGTTTACATCAGGACGATGTGATCGTGGGCGTGAACCGCACTCGCGTGCAGTCTATTGCCGAAATGCGTAAGGTGCTGGAGAGTAAACCGGCGGTCATTGCCCTGCAAATTATCCGTGGCAACGACACCCTCTACATTTTACTGCGTTAA
- the zapG gene encoding Z-ring associated protein ZapG — protein sequence MTWEYALIGLVVGIIIGAVAMRFGNRKLRQQQSLQYELEKNKAELEEYREELVSHFARSAELLDNMATDYRQLYQHMAKSSSSLLPEMTAETNPFRNRLADSEAGNDQAPVQMPRDYSDGASGLLRGGVKRD from the coding sequence ATGACCTGGGAATATGCGCTAATCGGTTTAGTCGTCGGCATCATCATTGGTGCTGTGGCCATGCGTTTCGGTAACCGCAAATTGCGTCAGCAGCAGTCACTGCAATACGAACTGGAAAAGAACAAAGCCGAACTGGAAGAATATCGCGAAGAGCTGGTCAGCCACTTTGCCCGTAGCGCTGAGCTGCTGGACAACATGGCGACAGATTATCGCCAGCTCTACCAGCACATGGCGAAAAGCTCCAGCAGCCTGCTGCCGGAAATGACCGCGGAGACCAACCCCTTCCGCAATCGTCTGGCGGACTCTGAAGCCGGTAACGATCAGGCACCGGTTCAGATGCCACGCGACTATTCAGACGGCGCGTCCGGCCTGCTGCGCGGTGGCGTAAAACGCGATTAA
- the zapE gene encoding cell division protein ZapE yields MQNLSPSSRYQLALSEGTHQPDDVQREAVNRLDTIYQELLAKPADAVQSSGLKAAFGRLLGKKEPTINAPVRGLYMWGGVGRGKTWLMDMFYQSLPGTRKQRLHFHRFMLRVHEELTALQGKTDPLEIVADRFKAETDVLCFDEFFVSDITDAMLLGGLMKALFARGITLVATSNIPPDELYRNGLQRARFLPAIDAIKQHCDIMNVDAGVDYRLRTLTQAHLWLSPLNADTAREMDKLWLALAGAPRGNAPALEINHRPLPTLGVENQTLAVSFATLCVDARSQHDYIALSRLFHTVMLWDVPVMTPLMESEARRFIALVDEFYERHVKLVVSAEVPLYEIYQGERLKFEFQRCLSRLQEMQSEEYLKREHMP; encoded by the coding sequence ATGCAAAACCTGTCCCCTTCATCGCGTTACCAACTGGCCCTGAGTGAGGGCACACACCAGCCGGATGATGTCCAGCGTGAAGCGGTTAACCGCCTGGACACGATTTATCAGGAACTCCTGGCGAAACCCGCCGATGCGGTGCAGAGCAGTGGGCTGAAGGCGGCATTCGGCCGTTTACTGGGCAAAAAAGAGCCCACGATAAACGCACCGGTTCGTGGCTTATATATGTGGGGCGGCGTGGGACGGGGTAAAACCTGGCTGATGGATATGTTCTACCAGAGCCTGCCCGGCACGCGTAAGCAGCGTCTGCACTTTCACCGTTTTATGCTGCGGGTTCATGAAGAGCTGACGGCGCTCCAGGGGAAAACCGACCCGCTGGAAATCGTGGCGGACCGCTTTAAGGCGGAAACCGACGTGCTCTGCTTCGACGAATTCTTTGTTTCCGATATTACGGACGCCATGCTGCTGGGGGGACTCATGAAAGCGCTGTTTGCGCGTGGGATCACCCTGGTAGCGACCTCAAATATTCCGCCGGATGAGCTTTATCGCAATGGTCTCCAGCGGGCGCGTTTCCTGCCAGCCATTGACGCTATTAAACAGCACTGCGACATCATGAACGTCGATGCCGGTGTCGATTATCGTCTGCGTACGCTGACGCAGGCGCACCTGTGGCTTTCGCCTTTGAATGCCGACACCGCCCGCGAGATGGATAAACTGTGGCTGGCCCTGGCGGGGGCGCCGCGGGGTAACGCGCCAGCGCTGGAGATTAATCATCGTCCATTGCCGACGCTTGGCGTAGAGAACCAGACGCTGGCCGTCTCGTTTGCCACGCTGTGCGTGGATGCCCGCAGCCAGCATGACTACATTGCCCTTTCGCGTCTGTTCCATACCGTGATGTTGTGGGATGTACCCGTCATGACCCCGCTCATGGAGAGCGAAGCACGCCGCTTCATCGCGCTGGTAGATGAGTTTTACGAGCGTCACGTTAAACTGGTGGTCAGCGCCGAGGTGCCTTTATATGAGATCTATCAGGGCGAGCGCCTGAAGTTTGAGTTCCAGCGCTGCCTGTCGCGTCTGCAAGAGATGCAGAGCGAGGAGTACCTCAAGCGTGAGCATATGCCATAA
- the rplM gene encoding 50S ribosomal protein L13 has protein sequence MKTFTAKPETVQRDWYVVDATGKTLGRLATELARRLRGKHKAEYTPHVDTGDYIIVLNADKVAVTGNKRTDKMYYHHTGHIGGIKEATFEEMIARRPERVIEIAVKGMLPKGPLGRAMFRKLKVYAGNEHNHAAQQPQVLDI, from the coding sequence ATGAAAACTTTTACAGCTAAACCAGAAACCGTACAGCGCGACTGGTATGTTGTTGACGCGACCGGTAAAACTCTGGGCCGTCTGGCTACTGAACTGGCTCGTCGCCTGCGCGGTAAGCATAAAGCGGAATACACTCCGCACGTTGATACCGGTGATTACATCATCGTTCTGAACGCTGACAAAGTTGCTGTTACCGGCAACAAGCGTACTGACAAAATGTACTACCACCACACCGGCCACATCGGTGGTATCAAAGAAGCGACCTTTGAAGAGATGATTGCCCGCCGTCCTGAGCGTGTGATTGAAATCGCGGTTAAAGGCATGCTGCCAAAAGGCCCGCTGGGTCGTGCTATGTTCCGTAAACTGAAAGTTTACGCAGGCAACGAGCACAACCACGCGGCACAGCAACCGCAAGTTCTTGACATCTAA
- the rpsI gene encoding 30S ribosomal protein S9 has product MAENQYYGTGRRKSSAARVFIKPGSGKIVINQRSLEQYFGRETARMVVRQPLELVDMVEKLDLYITVKGGGISGQAGAIRHGITRALMEYDESLRSELRKAGFVTRDARQVERKKVGLRKARRRPQFSKR; this is encoded by the coding sequence ATGGCTGAAAATCAATACTACGGCACTGGTCGCCGCAAAAGTTCCGCAGCTCGCGTTTTCATCAAACCGGGCAGTGGTAAAATCGTAATCAACCAGCGTTCTCTGGAACAATACTTCGGTCGCGAAACTGCCCGCATGGTAGTTCGCCAGCCGCTGGAACTGGTTGATATGGTAGAAAAACTGGATCTGTACATCACCGTTAAAGGTGGTGGTATCTCCGGTCAGGCAGGTGCGATCCGTCACGGTATCACCCGCGCTCTGATGGAGTACGACGAATCCCTGCGTTCTGAACTGCGTAAAGCTGGCTTCGTTACTCGTGACGCTCGTCAGGTTGAACGTAAGAAAGTGGGTCTGCGTAAAGCACGTCGTCGTCCACAGTTCTCCAAACGTTAA